Within the Glycine soja cultivar W05 chromosome 3, ASM419377v2, whole genome shotgun sequence genome, the region GGAGGTGGGGCAAGGAGGTGGAAGCAACAGTGGAATCGGTCATGATGGTGGAAGTGATTGGTGATGGCAATGGTAGCCCTTACAATGGGGTTGGAAACTGTAATGTAAAGGTAGAGGTTAGGAGTCGTTAaaggttagttttagttatatTACCATGAAATTATTATGCCTTTGGAATTATGATTCCAATTCTAAAAGGACTTCCAAGCATCATTATTACAAATCTATGGTTCAATTGCAAGTCTCAAACTCATGTCCATTCTCATGCGCTAAACAATCGTTTAGTGTTTTTTACATTTTACCAAAAACCTCCCAACATGCAAATATTAAGGGGTCATAACAATGCTCACCTCTTTAATATATTCAAGGAGTTCCTGGTCTGAGGAGAACAGTAACATTTGCTTAGCATCCTTAATTGAAAGATAGTCATAGGCCTTCTCACTGCAACCAGCTATTTCATCTCTCAATGTTTGAAGATAGATATAaactaattagaaaaaaaatatagatgcaCAAATGGTAAAATAATAGAACCACTAGAGAGGCAGGTATTTGAAATTTAGCATTGTAATAAAGTTTGTGCTTCCACCCAATTGCCATTACAGATAGTAGAGAGAATAGAATTGCAATATAAATAACTTGctgaatttaataataaaattatagaaactagTTTGGAGgagaaaaatgcaaaacagTCTAAACTATAAGTCCAACTtctgaagaaatcaagaagtaGTTCCAGTTTCCTCTAGTTTATCACTAGAGTTCAACCATCCACTGGGCTATTaaaataaaacgacaataacaatTATTACCTGACAGTCTCTGCCAAAAGATCCATAAAATAAACGTATGTATCATGTGGCACTGTCTGTCGTGCACTCAAGGCACGTTTGTAAGCCCCTTCCATAAAAGATTGTTCCAACTCCACAACATGCTTAATGCAAGGATTCTCAAGAGCAGCAGATGAAAGCAATTCCAACTCAGTATGGAATTCAGCAATCCTATTCTGCACAAGTAATCTCAACAGGTTGAGACCCAGAATTGGGTACTCCTGAGGAGATGGTGGAAGTCGATTGCTGCAACAAAGGAAAAGTACCCATAAAATACAAAAACCCaacaaggaagaaaaaaacaaaaattagtaaATAACATCAtgcttaaatattaataaagtttcTAGGCATACTCTATACAGGTTTATGTTTAGTGAACAATTAGAGGATGTCCATTGTCTGCTTTGGTTGCAGATTCAGCTGTcttcagagtgaaaaaaaaggGACAAGAAAAGTTACCAGGCATCTGTATAATAAGGCTTCAACTGGAAGAAATCCCTTTCAAAAGCATCTTGATCCTCATTTTTCACACCAAGGACAATAGCATGCTCGTATATATCCCCTGGAAGTTTAAAAAACCAACAGGAAAAAATAAACTTGATATCttaacattttttactttttcatttaataagtaGCTATAATCTTATTGATACTAAATAGCTAATATGATTCATTCATGCAAAAATGTTTTAgtaatttgtttgatttaattaatacaGCTCATCTTTCCATTGCCTTCAAGAAGCTAAcactttttaaattcaaataaacaaatattcatTATAGTCTTGTCTTTTGCTTCTAATAAAATTCTCTTAGTAACAAAGACAACATGATTGTTTAGTTTTGGCTTTATTTGCCATTGCCTACAAAGATACAAGGTATAGAAGAGAAAAATCCATTTTCAATCACAAAGAGCTTATAGACAAGCCAATGTATAAAAATTTCCTTTATGATATCCTCTTATTATAAATGTAGCAGTTGCAAATGCCAAATCCTAGAGAGGTCTTTTGTGAATTGGACCTCCAAATTCTGTAAACctttatatttaacaaaaagttatGCCACCCATAATATTTCATTTCCTCATTTCTAAATTTTAGTgtcatagtaaaaaaaaagtttaccaGCCACTCCAAGCCTCTATCCAAATCATAGGCTTATAGGGTCTATTTGGAGTAAATTTATGACAATAGAAGCCATTGCAAGTGTTTATCTGTTACCCcaaacatgaaacaaattaatttaacaaaagaaaTGTAGTGAACACATAACTATCTGAGAGctgcttttaattttatatattttttaataagtgtCTGATAACACTTCCTGCATATTATTTATGGCCAGAAATGGTAAATGATTTGAGACCAACAGTAcaacattataaaaaatgaaaccagagaaaacaaatgaaaactaaactaggtacacaaacaataaaattaagccTAATATATTAATGGGAAAACATTGTAACACAGAACAACAGTTAACCATTTTATTGATTACCATTTTGCTTGCAAAGCAGTACATACACAAAACTTGTACTGGATATTTAAGCGGATACAAGAGTTAACCATCTTATTGATTACCCATTTGTAATAAACATGCCAACCAAGGTGAATCtctagttttttgtttttttgacaTCAAGGTGAATGTGTAGTTGAGAAGGTCAAATTTTGGCAATGGGAAAACTACCTTTAGGCAAATTGTCAAAAAAGTAGCGCAACTTTTTACTTTCATACCAAGGAATCAAGAACATAAAATGTACTATGCCCTAAATTAATCCAATTTCATTCTTCTGACGCCAACTCTCTTTTTCCAGTTTACCAACTGTTTGATCATTGATTCTGTTCTGATTGCAATTTATACGCACAATGGTGACATAAAAAGATCTGCAACAATGACCCATGCCCTTTGTTGAAATTATGGAGTTTTAAgtaaagagaaagcaaaaggaGAGAATAAAGGCTAAATATTATGAGATTGACATTGACTTGATGTGATGTGATGTATTACAATGCGATGATAAGATCATAAAACCTAAAGCACTAACCCCTATTTATACTAATCATAAGCCTAACTAAAAAGGAAGCAAATCACGAGATAAGGAAATATGGTAACAAATCCTAAGATCATAAGAGATAGGGATCTAATCCTAAAGAATAATCTAATAACATATgtaaatttttctaaaaaaaaaatagaaaaagtaaGTTGCTTTAGTGTTTTCTTGTAAGTGAAAATTAGTAGTTTCAGAAAAAGTTGTATCACAGAATCACTTTTTAAGCTTTAATAGACGGGCCCTTAACCATGAGCTCATAAATTCCATGACAAAAAGGTAGACAGGACAGATATCATATAAATGTGAATTAGACAAAGGTATGTATTAGTCTACATACTTTGTCAGTTTGCTGCCGAATTTCACCATCGTTTGGGTGGAAGTATATTTTCCCACTCCGGTAAAGACCACATACAACAGCCTGAAATAATATCAAAGTAGAAAGCATTAATGAAAATTCTATAAATGcaaatttgagtcaagaaattACATTTGAAGAAAGTAATTACTTCAGGAAATCTATGTCTTATTTGCCTATATGTTAGTCCTTCTAGATTAGGCAAGCTACAAAGATTGAATACATTTTCTGCAAATGATAACTAAAAATTAGAATTCCAATAAAAAAAGCATGTACATCAACTAAAAATTTATCATGAAAGGTTTAACCAGTTTACAAATTTAAGGCAAGATTTTACCTCAGCCTACTTTAGTGTAACACCAACTAAACTAGGAATGGAAGCCAATACCAAATTAATAAATGCAGTACTTCGATAATTTAGCAAGTGCCTGTAGATCTTTATAAGTCCCTTCTGCCGAAAGCATTGAACAAATAGTTTGGATGCCACATTTTCTACTAGCTCTACTTTCAATGCTGAGATTGACTTCAACAAATCACATGTCTTGGAACTTGAAACCTATatccattaattaataaaatttcaaataaagtttattctctgcttttgatttttatttttagttacacACAAAGCTGCTCATAAGTAACAAACCTCAACAATGGTGGGGACAGAATCCATGTTTGGAATTGGTTGAAGGGGTTAAACAGAATGAAATGCATCTGTGTCAACTTCATACCTAGCATATAAACAATCTGAAATCCTTTAACTTCATTTAAGTGGAATTCAGAACATGACAAAAGTCAAAATAAGTAAAACCTAGTTACTCTACTAAAACAATTGAAGCTATCTATGTGAACAATTGAACATTGTAATTGGTCTACATGGGATATAGGAAAGTCAGAGAAAAAGCTTTTCAACTACAACAAATGTTCACCAGTTGAGTCATATGGAGAAAATATGGGCATTAGAAAGAGGGAAAAGATTGTCATATATAAGGTGAAGTAACTTCATAATCAATTTGGATCCATGTTTGTATTCATACtgataaattacaaaaaagtaCAAGTGTCCTACATTGGTGGTTTGCAAAAGCCCAAGTGATCAAGCAATACAATTGTTGATGGGAATTTTGTGCACAATTGctcaatttcaaaaatatgCAGATCAAGCCCTTGAAATTATTCAACTCATTCATTCTTAATTTTGtcaacttcatataaaaatgtgTCCCAACAACTGCATAGAAGGGTAGTAATACCATAAGCCACAAGTAGGAATGCCATGGCTTAAATCTGCaagaataaaacataaataaacaacccttgtaacaaaaaatttcttaaatccAGTATTATtcaaatcttgtgtttgttgccaaacatatttatagCCTTTATTTTGGGTCTTCCCTTGCTTGATATCCTTCCATCTGCCCTTAAtcacaagaaattaaaataacaagttCCATTCTCTCAGCCCAACAATTTTGTAGAgacaacaaaacacaaaatttgataaatatatttccaAATAAATACAGGCCAATATAGTATCACGTTCTAGATGTGCTGACAACCGCGTGAAAGATGTGCACCCCGAATACAATGGCGTGTTGGAATCACGTTCTATTGTATCATACAGAGGTGCATGAGCTTGCTCAAAAGTCTATTGTCCAAGATCACGGATCATTTCCTCTATACGCTCTCTGCTGTCTTCATGTACCGGCTGAGACTGAGAAACAGTTGGAATGTCGGCCAAttccccatgccatatccattttgtGTAATTTGGAATGATGTCGTAACATATCAAATGTGATCGGATTTCATCAACTGATTGTCGTCTACCATTAAGACATTTAACACATGGGCAGAAATAATTGCCCCTCAAAATTTCAGCATTAAGTTGAGTAAATTCTAGAAATTGTTCCACCCCGTTCTCATACTCGTCACTgatgcattttgctttcatccaacttcgatccatgtttCGTCTTTGCTATTCATGACAATCAATAAGTTATCTGTCATGCATGCTAAACTCACTTTTTTGCATTAAAGGTGTGGCCCtttcccattcaggaagacattttttatagTTGAATCAAACGTACAGGTAAAATCTCTTTTGAgtgatttgatgaaatttcggtagcatttcgcattggtcttcAGGTACACAAGATGAAAGCGGTGAATGTGTGAACAGTCACCGCAGTCAAATATGCACCCGAAGAACAATGTGAAATACAGTATACCAAAATTTGTTCAAATCATTCAAAAGATGATTTACCTCTACATATGATTCAACTATAAAAAGATGTcatcccaaactgtccaaacgaacaattcaagaatcaatacATCGATTAATTCAAACTATCCGTATTAATCGGTGTATCAAATCTCGAACGGGcaactaaggttcactcataatgCAACTAACTAGTAACATGAAACAATACCGATATTTGAACAACGACATGTTACAATcatgacatttttaaaaatagagacaTACCTTGAAAGATGCTCAGTCTAAACGACAATGAGTGCGGGGATGCAGTTACATGGGACATACTAATACAAATGTCGTGATGACGACATATAATCTGTACAATCAATGGGGGAAACTATCAGCTGGATCAATCATACTCAAATAACAATGCATCATGTTTAAGGTTTATAAAATAGTACAAACAGTAAAGAGGCttattttaagtgaaataaggataatttaaatatattttaaaatggaaaGAAATTACGTTTTTTTCTGCTTTTAGTAGTATGAATCTCTACTCTGATCTCTCTTTCTTCTATTCTCCCTTTCTCATCTTTCATATatctccttttattttcttttccttttctcaatTACATATCTCTCCCTCCCTTTCTTTTCTACACGCGTTAATTGCTGTTTTTACTActccacttttcttttcttacaccTCTCTTAAATctttaattcttatttattagtaaatatattttttagaaatcaaatatatattttcatatttattagtaataaaaaaaatatcattgttaACTCTTCAATGTACTATTCAATGTAACTACATATACCAACTTTTCAATGTTGATGTTGTATATGATTTCAAATGCAAACTATTCAAATGATGGATAGAAATAAATTAGCAAACTATTCAATGTCTTTGTCTAATCTATTGATGTCTTCTACAGCCAAAATATTTGCCAAGCTTCATTAGGTAAAGAAAGGTTGTAGTGATTTAAGGGTAGCCAACTTTCTATCTCCAGTCCCCACATTTTAATCTCTATTTTTTAGGACGTCGAGATAGCCAAGAAAATAATGTGTAAGCCTCCTCTCTCTGTGTAAGCCTAGAAAGATTGATATCTCTAGTCCCTTGAAGacattattttctttgaatttttatatttcttttgtagGCTAGCAATCTTTGACAGTAAAGTTGGAAAATGAAAGATGAAAGACTTTATGATTGAGTGTTGAATGTTGATATCTTTATATTCCAAATTGCGATACAaccatttgatattttttatttaatttgtcacATTGTTATACTATATTATACTAGTACATATTTATGAGTAATTTATCTCCCCTCTTTTATCCATTGTTCTTTGGTGTCTACGTTTACTgagaataaatatgttttttactctatctttataaattttattagaata harbors:
- the LOC114404926 gene encoding 26S proteasome non-ATPase regulatory subunit 8 homolog A-like — its product is MGDIYEHAIVLGVKNEDQDAFERDFFQLKPYYTDACNRLPPSPQEYPILGLNLLRLLVQNRIAEFHTELELLSSAALENPCIKHVVELEQSFMEGAYKRALSARQTVPHDTYVYFMDLLAETVRDEIAGCSEKAYDYLSIKDAKQMLLFSSDQELLEYIKEEHPEWEIKNGSVFFQKAKESAPCKEIPSLQLINQTLSYAYTFGCVFVRTVPWNIAFVFLLITDYFCNKTLKV